The Pirellulales bacterium sequence AAGAGTTTGAGTCAGTCAATTTGATCCCAACGCTCTTTTTTGGAGACCCGTGGGGATACAAGGGGCTTTCGCTAAAACTTATCAATTCCGTACTAAAGGACTTCATGTGTGAATGTATTTTCTTCTTCAACTACAACCGCATAAACATGGGCTTGCCGAACAGTGCGGTGGATCATCACATCGACGCTCTTTTCGGCAAAGATCGAGCGGACGTGCTCCGTGAGAAGCTAATCGCTCTGAAACCTGCTCAACGGGAACTCGCAATCTTAGAAGGCGTCTGTGAATCGCTCATCGACATGGGCGGAAAATACGTCCTTCCGTTTCGGTTCAAGCGTCCGGACGGAAGCCGTACAAGTCACCATCTAATCTTTGTGAGTAAGCATCCGCTTGGCTACAAGATTATGAAGGGTGTCATGGCGAAAGAAAGCTCGTGGCATGACCAAGGCGTGCCTTCTTTCGAGTACAACCCATCCTATCGCGATGAAGGATTGCTATTCGAGTTCGCTAGGCCACTAGATGAGCTAGAGGGGCTTCTACTTGAAGAGTTCGCTGGCAAGACTCTGACGATGGGCGCGATTTTCGAGAAGCACAATTACGGGCGCCGCTTCATCGAACCGAACTACAAAGAATGCCTGCGGAAGATGGAGGAAAAGAAGCTCATAACCTGTGATCCTCCAGCAAACGATAGAGTAAAGCGATTGGGTGTCGTGACTTTCGCGGATCATGTCGAAGTGACGTTTCCCAAGGCAAAGAAGAAAGGGTGATCCATGTCTAAGTCATCCATTGAATGGACAGAATCGACGTGGAATCCAGTGACGGGCTGCGACAAGATCAGCCCGGGCTGCAAGTTTTGCTACGCCGAACGATTGGCAATGCGATTGAAGGCGATGGGACAGGAGAACTACGCCAATGGGTTCGACCTTACCCTACAGCCTCAGATGCTTGAAAGACCGCTGAAATGGAAAAAGCCACAGACGATTTTCGTCAACTCCATGAGCGACCTTTTCCACCGTGAAATACCGGACTACTACATTCAACAAGTCTTTGACGTAATGCGGCGGGCACACTGGCACAAATTTCAAGTGCTGACAAAGAGGGCCGACCGCCTAGAAGAAATTAGCCATCAAATTGACTGGCCAAGTAACGTGTGGATGGGTGTCAGCGTCGAGACCGACAAGTACACGACACGTATTGACCATCTTCGGCGAACGTCGGCCAAGACAAAATTTCTTTCGCTTGAGCCGTTAATTGGTCCATTGCCGAGTCTCGACCTTAGCGGCATTCATTGGGTGATCGTCGGCGGAGAGTCTGGGCCGGGATCACGTCCCATGAGCGAAGTGTGGGCACTCGACATTCGAGACCAATGCCAACGGGCCGAAGTGCCGTTTTTCTTCAAGCAATGGGGTGGAGTCAATAAGAAACGAACCGGCAGAATGCTCGACGGCAGGACGTGGGATGCAATGCCACTCGCACAAGGCGAACACGTTCAATCCGATTTGGCAGGCTTCCGATAACGGCGAGTGCCGGGAGTTTTCCAAATGATCGACGGAAACGAAAACGAAGATTTTGAAGATGGCTTCATGTTCGCCCTATTTGTGGCGGAAAGCATGGGCTTTCAGCTAAACATCGACGCCCTTGCCGAAAGACTCCGGGATATCGTGTCCGGGAAAATGACTCTGATTCCGTCCGCCGCAGACGCAATTGCGTCAATCGAAAAGGATGCGGGAAAGCGACTGCCCGACAATCTTCGCGAGTCAACGCGAAAGGCGTTGTCGAATCGTGCCGACTTGGACAAGGCAAACAAGCTTCGGGCGATAACCGTGATGCGAATGATGGGCGTCGGTATGGAATCATAAGCCGCCATTGGCAGTCAGCCGACTGCGATTCCTGCGGGCAGGCGGATTCACTGTAGTCGGCGGTTGCCCCCGCGACGTACGCCTCTACTATTCCTATGTGGGCAGCAATGCTCACCGGGCCGTGCTAGGTTCCTGCCCCACCTAGTGCGGCCC is a genomic window containing:
- a CDS encoding three-Cys-motif partner protein TcmP, encoding MAKAFFNEATEQSVVKATIVEKYFMAWFTAIKKTVKAHDNRVAYLDLFAGPGRYEDGTTSTPLLVLKQAIADPDLRQMLVTRFNDKDDANCKSLDKAIGKLKGIETLKYKPYISHGEVGTEMVKEFESVNLIPTLFFGDPWGYKGLSLKLINSVLKDFMCECIFFFNYNRINMGLPNSAVDHHIDALFGKDRADVLREKLIALKPAQRELAILEGVCESLIDMGGKYVLPFRFKRPDGSRTSHHLIFVSKHPLGYKIMKGVMAKESSWHDQGVPSFEYNPSYRDEGLLFEFARPLDELEGLLLEEFAGKTLTMGAIFEKHNYGRRFIEPNYKECLRKMEEKKLITCDPPANDRVKRLGVVTFADHVEVTFPKAKKKG
- a CDS encoding phage Gp37/Gp68 family protein codes for the protein MSKSSIEWTESTWNPVTGCDKISPGCKFCYAERLAMRLKAMGQENYANGFDLTLQPQMLERPLKWKKPQTIFVNSMSDLFHREIPDYYIQQVFDVMRRAHWHKFQVLTKRADRLEEISHQIDWPSNVWMGVSVETDKYTTRIDHLRRTSAKTKFLSLEPLIGPLPSLDLSGIHWVIVGGESGPGSRPMSEVWALDIRDQCQRAEVPFFFKQWGGVNKKRTGRMLDGRTWDAMPLAQGEHVQSDLAGFR